The following DNA comes from Lynx canadensis isolate LIC74 chromosome C2, mLynCan4.pri.v2, whole genome shotgun sequence.
TATTTTACAGACACTCACCactcatttcttcaaattttaagttaaatcttCAGTCTCTTCCTCAAATCCTGCTGTGCCTCTGCAATATATCAACTTTTTAGATAACTTGGGTACATTAGTTATCACTACCTAATCCCTCAGTTGCTTACCATTTCTTTGCTTGGTTCCTTCTGCTCTGaatcattttctttgtccatccCAATCTCATTTTGCCTACtcatctctcaaaacaaaacttaatataAATGTCAGCTCCTCAGGGAAACTTCATTCCCCAGACTTGGAGAAGACTCTCTCAGAGCACCTTGCTCTTCTCTGTAGTGGGATTTACCACATACTAATTATAtatttctcaaactatttttttattatctgccTCCCCACCAGAGTGTAAAGTTCATAAGGGCTCATTCATCAGTGTCTATATGTCGAATAAATTAAAGGTTTTATGAACAGCATGTATCACTGTTCCATTTTAGTATAAAAACGATGATATGTAACCTACAGTTAATAAGAAAAATCTTTGACTCTGGTCCCCTTAGTCCAACAAAATTGTAATGTATTATCTACCAGATAACTTTGGAAAGTGTTTCAAGTTGCTTTAAGGAGATGTCCAAAGAGACCCAAGTGGATGATTAGCTCCTTTTTATAGTTACTATTAACTAGTTACTATTAGCTCCTTTTTATACCCAACACTCTGATATGATATGATAAGAGTAACTTATACATGCACAGACACAGACTGAGTTATTTTATACTGTTCCCCTTgcttaaagcattttctttttttaaattttttattattatttttctttttttttttttttttttttctgttaaaagcattttcatttttaaagatgtgattcTCTACTGTCTGAAGTTCAGGTACAATGAGACAAGGCCTTCTTGGTATTTCTCAAAATTGACCTGGAGACAGTCACTCATACTTACTTGTAAAGCTGgtcataatatattttttgttagtgcaagataaatgtattttaatattcagtAGCTCACTGCCATCCTGCATATGtctacttttgttatttttttgaagattctatttgaattccagttaatgtacagtgttatatgagtttcaggtgtacaatacactGATTCGAcgattccatacatcacctggtgctcatcacaaaaagtgcACACCTTAAtctctatcacctatttaacccatcccacaACTATcctccctctggtaactatcagttcattctctatagttaagaatctgtttcttggtttcactctctctcttttttttctctttgctcattttttttgtttcttaatatacacatatgaatgaaatcatatagtattcatctttctctgacttatttttcttagcattattctctctagctccattcatatcattgcaaatgacacaatttcattcatttctatggctgaataatattccatcatatatattcaccacatcttctttattcatcaactgatggatatttaaactgcttccatagtttggctattgtaaataatgctgctataaacataggggtgcatttatctctttgaattagtgtttttgtatattctgagtaaatagccagtagtgccattgctggatcattgggtagacctatttttagctttctgaggaacttccatactgttttccacagtggttgcactagtttgcattcctaccaacagtgcaagagggttccttcttctccacatcccGTCAACACCAattgcttcttgtgttgttgattttagccgttctgacaggtctGAGGTAATATCACATTGttgttttgatatgcatttccctgatggtaagtgataatgagcatcttttcgtgtgtctgttggccatcagtatgtcttcattggagaaagggctattcatgtcttctgcccatttttaattggattatttattttagggtattgagttttataagttctttatatattttggatactaaccctttatcagctatatcatttgtaaatacctTCTTGCATTCCttaggttgcctttagttttgttgattgtttcttttactgcgcagaagcttcttattttgatgcagttccaatagtttattttttcttttgtttccctaacctcaggagacaaatctagaaaaaagttgctatggccaaagtcaaagaggttactgcctgtgttctcttctaggatttttgtggtttcagttcTTACActgtatccattttgagtttattttttatatggtgtaagaaagtggtccagtttcattcttttgaatgttgtccagttttctcaataccatttgttgaagagattgtctttttcccattggatattctttcctgctttgttgaagattagttggccatatgtttgtgggtccatttctgggttttctattctgttccactgatctatgtgtctgttttcacgCCAGTGCCaaactgttttgatcactacagttttgttatgatgcctccatctttgcttttctttttcaaggttggtttggctatttgaggtcttttgtggttgcatatgAATTACAGGATTGgttgttctagatctgtgaaaagtgctgttaatattttgatagggattgcattaaatgtgtagactgctttgggtggtatagacattttaacaatatttgttcttccaatccatgaccatggaatatctttccattttttttttgttgcctttaatttctttcatctgtgttttacagttttcagagtacaggtctttccactctttggttaggtttattcctagatataaaatgatttttggtgcaattgtaaataggattgattccttgatttcccctTCTGCTGCCTCAGTATTAGTGTataaatgtaacagatttctgtacattgctttgtatcctgtgactttactgcattcatttatcaattctaatagtttcttggtggagtcttttgggttttctatatatatatgtgtagtGTCATGTCATGTGTAAATAGTGAAAATCTTAACTTCTTtactgatttagatgccttttatttctttttttaatctttaggtctttattttttgtactttttttattgaggcataactgacatacattttattagtttcagcagtacaaaataatgattatataactgtatatattatgaaatgatcaccacaatatcTAGGTAACATCATCATCACGTATAGttacagaatttcttttcttgtgatgagaacttttaagacatactctcagcaactttccaatatgcaatacaatattattaactatagtcaccatgttgtacattatatctccatgacatttattttataaatggaagttttgaCTCCCTTTACCTATTCTTCCTACTcttcaccctctgcctctggcaaccatcaatctattttctgtatctatgatctcatgttttgttgttttgttgttttttatattccacatttgagatcatatagtatttgtctttctctgacttacttcacctagcataatgccctcaaggtccatccatgttgttgcaaaaggcaagatgtTATCcctttttatgcctgaataatatataaaatcacaatttcttttgttcttttttaaatgaaataattttaattttcttcatgtaagctgttttctttctttaacttaaatttttaaatagttaacatacagtgcaataatggctttaggagtagaattcagtgatttgttatttacttacaacacccagtgctcatcacaacaagtgccctcctaaatacccctcacccatctagcccgtcccccacccacctccctccatcaaccgtcagtttgttctctatcattaagaatctcttgaggtttgtttccttttatttctttttattgtctgattgctctgtctaggacttctagtactatgttgaataaatgtggtgAGAATTATCTTGATCCTGCTggtcataatattttattaaatattttgtgtattttagctCAGTTTAGGTCCTTTAtgtacttttcaaataaaatttaaatatgtttattttattatttatatctaaaatacagttaaattaaattatcaataattatttcttaatactcttcaacaaagaaaaattaattgagGAGgactatttaataatattatcCTTCCAGAATGTATCATCTCAACATATGGatactatattttgttttgtgcCTAATTAACCTTCTGTCCTCACAGCAATATAGTTTTAATGAATTCTAtcattttaaaagtgagaaacAATTATATTCTGTCTTTCTGCTAAGTGGAAGAGTAGACTAAGTAACTCTTCTAACCCTAGAATGAAAGGCTGCTGAATATAATATGtatgaaaatatgtaaacacagttacatatatattttatttaaagtgataCACTGTCTTTATCCCTCAACTTAATTATATATACCCTATAGTTAAGAATGATTGTTCTGAGATGTATTTTTTGACCCAGCTACAGCTAAAAGGCCTTAGAAGTAATCTGCTAATGCTGAGAGGAACAGAAGACCCTAATCTGTTTTATCCTGAAGATACTTTGACAAGATTTTGTTGATACtatgggaaagaagggaaaaaaaagaggaaacaggaaTTCCATTTTAATAGCCATAAAGCAAATTCTATGGTGTGTAATTATTTGCTAAATGAAGGGGAAAGTTGCATGGTAAATACAAAGATGATGATTGTATGGCACTATTTGGCTTTGCTTTGTTTATTAGATACATTTCTGAAGATTATTGACAATGGGAATTTATGTGTAATACTTTAAACAAAAGTCACATTCATCTACAATGTTCTTagtaaaatgttaaagttttctttctgtgcaTTTTACAGGTTTAGCAatgcttttttaactttttgttttacaataattatagtttcataaaaatatgtatagtgAAGTCTCATACACCCTTTACTCGGCCTCCTCAGTATTAACTATTTGCATAACTATGGTACAAATTCAAACGCAGAAAAATGACATTGGTAAAATCCACTGGGCATGTTGTGTGTATGTAGCTCTATGAACTTATCATATATGTAGCTTAATGTAACTACCACCACAAAAGATATGTAACTGTATTATCATCAAAGCTCTCTCCTGCTCTTGATAGCCATATCACTCTCTCCCAAATCCCAGTTCTGGCTACCACTTATCTATTCCTCATGTCTATAATTATGTTATTTGAAGAATGTTATATAAGTGAATCACATAGTATGCatccttttgagattggcttaAAGTTCATCTAAGCTATGTGTAtcaataatttgttcctttttgttaCTGAGTAGTATTTCAACACTTTCaatatacttctattttaaatatcacCATCTGCTGCCTTTAATGTACCCCCAtgtccaaaattcatatgttgaaattctaacctcagtacctcagaacgtaactgtatttggagacagggccttcaAAGTAGTAATGAAGGTAAAATGAAGACAGGCTTCAGAATGAAATCAACCTTGCTGACACCTTATTCTTGGACTTCTAAACTctagaactataagaaaataaatttctgttgtttaagccacataGTCTATGGCATTTGTTAAAGCAGAGCTAGCCAACAAATACAATGTGTAAGAATAGTTTTATCTTTCTTTACAAATTGTCTCATATATATATGCTCATATATAACAATACTTTCTGCTATGAGACAATTCTTTGTGTGTCCACATAATTTATGAATGCTTTTCAAAGggagtttttaaaatctctgatgCTTTTACTCTGTCATGTACTGCAATAAATCATGTTTATGAGGGagttaaagaaaatacacacttaTAAAAATCATAGGGGTATTCCTGCCTAACTATGTTGCAGTAAAAATCTATAGTGTTATGATGGGGGCATTTAACTGAAAgcaattggatttttaaaaaaagacaatgtaaCTACTTTTTTACAAATGGTACCTAAAAACAGCATTTGGAttcatttctggatattttttttgctcttttcagAGTGGATAATAGTTAAACATGTTAGCTGTGATGTTTTTACAACATAGATATgcattataattaatattaattcttaCTATTTGCTTTATTTGATATGGAAAGAAATGGCACCATAAGTGGAATAACTAAATTTCAATTcacttagcaacatttttttttttatctgatgtTTGTTGGTAAGTTAATATGGACTTGCTCATTAAGATGTATTTGTATAGGATTATATCAAAAGCAATGCATAAACATTAGAGAGAAGCCTTATATCTAATTAACCTTACTAATAAGTTACTAAATAACCttactaataaaaatatctttctggaCCTTAGGAAGCAGTaagaacaaaaaccagaaaatcaCTTCTTTGGCATATAGAGTATACAACCGCACCTCAGTGAATATAATTCCACCAGGGATATTATGCATCGAAAAGGAATTATGGGTTTGTTTAGAGAGAACAGCAGTGGAACTTACCATCTTGGTCCGTGGTCACTGTAATAGCTGTGAATGGCTTGGGAGAAAAACTCAACTCAGAAACTCCATTCATGGCTTCTATTTCAAAGGTGTAATTCACGTGAGACACAAAGTCAAGTACTATCACGGAATTGTTGATGAGGCCAGAATGTCTTGGGATGAAGCGGAGTCCTCCACCACAGTCCTCACACTGGCTGGTATCTAAGCCACATTTCTTACAGATTACACTGTATGTGAGATCTTTTCTCCCTCCTGTGTCACTTGGTGGGCTCCATTCCAAAATAAGGGCTGTTTCATTGATGTTAAAAGCCACATTCCTAGGAGCTGAAGGTGGCCCTagagaaaagcaattaaaaaacaaatgtacatGTGTAGGACAATGAATGAGAGGGTGCTACCTTGAAAACttaatcaataaacatttgtcttTTATATTAGTTTGAGCTCTTTCTTCTAATGGGAACCATAAAGAAATATGGTGAAAAACATCTGATTAAGTCTAGTAAGAAAGGAATCTTAGGGGTGAAGATGGTCTATATCTTAACTTTTTGATATATGAATATGAGTATTTTATATCAAAGCCAAAGATCTCCAAAATATATGGTAATTATACTTTGAAAATTTGTTTACTGAAATATATAATAAgcaaacattatttaaattatgtGATGATTTTAATTACATCTTAATAATTATATCACCATTttcaaagtttgaaaaataataacatacatatacaaaacatACTGTCTTCAGTCTTTCAGTCTTCATACTATACTCGGTATATAGATAAAACTCCCACTTATCACCTTTGACAATCCCTAAGGgtctatttcttttaggttgagaaaaaaattataggttTTAGGTAGACAGAgtttggaagaagaggaagagaaagagaagttggAAGCAGCAGAAAGGCTTTTACTAAGGCCTTGCCAATTTCATGGAATAAGAGTATTATATGGATGGGATAAAGGAGGGTATACATAAGATATGGTGATTAGACTCTTTTCTCTCTATTTTCCATATGGATCACACTGCATAGAGTACTTCATATCCTTTAACTACTCCAGccttttcttaaaattgtgtCAATAAACTTTTACACTTATATGAGTACTTCAAACCTCAGTTTGGTATTATTCATTGTACAAACATTAACCAATGGTCTGTTCAGTGTCAGGCACCACACTATATGTGAAATAATACAGAATCCTTTATCTAAGAGACTAtgctttttataaatactttaaaaataattcattgaatAAGTAACTAATGAAATAACATTCCTGccattctttagaaaaaaattagcttAAAGGAAATCTAAAACAATTCCTCAAATTTATGCTATCTAGAAAATTTGCTTAGATGATGGGAGGGAATTATCTACAACATTCTTTCCACAGAAAGAGATTAAAGTTTTGGGATAGGCTCCTTTTGGATTTCAAGATACAGTCATTactcatgaaataaatatttttaagtgactaCTATGTGTCCCAGACACTCTGCTAGATCTTGGACTTACAGTGTGAATGCAATAGACATAATTatgattttgttatttatattttagttgaatggcagataaacacacacataaacaataataaaattcaaattataataAGTGCAATTGcaaaatcaaaaggaaaggaGCTGAAATACACATTATCACGAGAACTAATCTGGAGAAACATTCTGAGAAAGCCTCATGGACTTAGTGAGGAAGATGTCAGAGGAGTGAGAATACTAAGGGTAGAAGGTTCTTTAGTCAGAAAGATCTTAAAATAGTCATGGAACTGGAAGATAATCACTGTGGCtagaatgcaaaggaaaaagcaagaagtgagggttttttttttaagtttacttttggttttgctttttgtttgttttgtgtgtgtgtatgtttttaagagggagagagaaccagtggggaggggcagagggagaagggatagaggatccaaagcaggctctgtgctgacagcagacagcctgacatggggcttgaactcatgaaccataagatcatggtctgagccaaaatcagatgcttaactgactgagacacccaggagacCCAAGAAGTGAGTTtaggggaagaagaaagggttGGATAACACAAAGCTTCTAGGGTCATTAGAATGAGTCTGGACATTTTTCTATGTACAACAGAAACACTTACAGATTTAACATATGGAggtaatgtgttttaaaaaaaacattctggtTGCAGTGTAGGGAATAGTCTTAATAAGCATAGGGAACTTATTAGTAAGATCTGTCATACAGTGTTACAGTAGCATAACATTACTCACAAATGTGCATGACTATGTATTGGGTTTGAGATATTAAgaattgttattttatattttcctttttctttttgttggatCCTGATTAAAGCAACCTGATGGATAGGGGCCTCAGCCATCTGTTTGTATATCACCTAAAGTCTGACCTAGAAATGGGGTGGTTAGCTTTTCTAAAAGGTTTCTGCATactttgctttatgccatttcatGTTCCAGAAAGTTGGAGAAATGTCTGCCTTCAGAAAGTAAAATATGGAAGGCATTACAAACTACAGCAAAGGGACACATGTTGCTTTTTGCCTCCAACCTAGACTTAGGCCTGGGAGATAAAgattcattatcattatcataaaAAGGTCTTCCTACAGAATGACATATTCATATTGTTgctcttttctcttatttataatgGAAAACATGAATTATTATTCACTTATATTTTCATGAATAGGAAGAATGTTATCAATTATGTTATGGGTGTCTGCAAGTATAACTGTCCGCCTggagatacttttaaaaaaaggcagacacCCTTCTTACTCAAGGGCCCTCATACCAATTTGCATGACGATTAAATAGCTTTTTAATTGCTGTTAAATTATGCCAGCTAAACTGTGATTTCATGCAAATATTAAGCTGTAATGACATGCAGTGAATCATTTACTAAGATTTAAAACTTGGAACAAAGAGAGACAATTAATTCTAATCCTCAGATTCAAGCAAATTATCTGTCACTGGGCTTTTATGAATGTGGCCTGATTGCTTTGttatcatttataaattatacaaagATTATGTGACATTGGAAAAAAAACCTAGTGCAATAACCCTTTTGGAGACATCTGTATAGAAAACTCTCAGGGATTTccttatgttgattttttttctttaaaggaaacaaGTAATTCACATAGAAGAGACTTCACCCTCCAGATTGACTTCATAAGAGAAGGACAATTATTCTGATTTGCAACTAGCTGTTTTTCAAGTCCATCGTATATTAAACCTTACAAAAAACTACAATTTTACTTCTACTAGTGTATCTAGCAAGTATACTTTTAATCTTTTGCTTCAGTTTGCGTTCCCCTGTGACACGTTTAAAGAATAAAGGaatgttattttaatagcaaCTTATGAAACAGCCTGGTGGCAGTACGGTCTATTCCCAGAAAAGCATCTGAGTCTACAGCCCCCATCTTCCTCTCAGTAGCAAAGGCCAGGTGGgctatgatttttgttttatttcattttatataaaaaaatttaaaaatagaactgtattTCCCAAAATATATCCTTTCAATTTTCTAGCCCCATGAGATGTCACACAAAAATGAGCTTAGTTCTCAAATTAAGACTCCTCTGGTAGACTGATACTGAAAcgaaaaataatacaatttgctttgctttgttgaATCCAacatttctaaacatttattcatAGAACCTTATTTTCCAAGAAGCATCTACAGGAATACTAGCATTCTGCAGAACACTCTTAAAGGCTGACACTGAAGGACAGCAAACGTAAGGATCATATTTCAGTTACTACATCAATTGCTATAGATTAGACACCATGATTATAATTGTAGAAATACAGTAACTCAC
Coding sequences within:
- the LOC116738313 gene encoding ephrin type-A receptor 6-like: MEATSVCQCEKGYFRAEKDPPSMACTRPPSAPRNVAFNINETALILEWSPPSDTGGRKDLTYSVICKKCGLDTSQCEDCGGGLRFIPRHSGLINNSVIVLDFVSHVNYTFEIEAMNGVSELSFSPKPFTAITVTTDQDGKFHCCSL